The Methanolacinia paynteri genomic sequence CACGTCAGAGTCCTCTTTTTTTCAGACGATGTTCTGGTCGGATGAGGTGGAGATCGTGGAATACAGGGCTCCTGTGTGGATGTGAAAAACGGTGTTTACGGCGTTTTTTGACATTATTTAAGCTTTACTTTACAATTCCGGACTTCTTGTAGAGTGATCTGTGAAGAAAAAGGATCAACAGATCGGATCTAACCTGTCGAAAGGTTCGACATATAGAGACATACGGCTGTGGTATTTTTAAGAACAAAAAAAAAATAAGAAAAAAAGGAATTCCCGACCCGGCGAACGGGTCATTAGTCCCTCTCCGGAAAAAACCAGAGATCAGTTCGATCCGAACATCCCTGCAAAGAATTCCCCGATCGATGAAAATATTGAATTTTCAGTATTGCTTCTTGACTTTTGTTCTTCTGCATTCCCGGACCTTGTGGTTTCAGGAGTTCCATCTGCCTGTCCTTTTACCTCAAACGTGCACCTGGCATAAGCGTCGTCGGTATCAGCCGAAGCGATCTCACTGATAAGTTCCTCGACGGCATCGGTACCTCTAAGCCTGCTGTCAGTGCCCCAGATATAAAATCCCTGGCCGGCTTCGGGGGATACTAATACCTTTCCCCCGTCACCCAGATTTGTGATTACGCCGAACTCATCATCGTACATCGGGTGCTGGACAATCACGTAATATTCCCCGTCATCCATCTTCGCGGTCTCGTCTCCGTCGAGTACATATTTATATGAGGCATCGTCTTCAGGCACAATCTTAACCATAGAACCATTTTCTGCTCCGTTCCAGTAACTAAAGCCAAGGACCCATATGGCGATCGCTTTCGGCATTCCTTCTGCAGTGCCTGTGATCGTCAGTTCCTCGCCTCTTTTGATAACCGGTTCGGAGACCTGTGCCGAAATATACGGCTTCTTAAGCACAATCGGTACAGTATCAAATGAACCGCCCGACAGATCTTCCTTGTTTGCCGGTTCGGTAACTGCATATACGGTGTAAGTACCGGGGTCGAGATCCAATTCGGTGGTATCGAGTTCGTATTCCCATGTGTCGTGTGAATCTGCAGCCACTTTTACGAATGTGTTTTCTTTACCGGTTACTGCCGCTGTACCGGGATCATCAAATTTGTCGCCGTTTGCATCAAGTGCATCTCCGCAGACAAACAGGTACACGTAATCGGATTCGGAATTAGTTCCGGTGAACGTGATCAGTTCTCCTTCATAGAATTTACCGTCGCCTGATGCCGCGATTGTAATATTTCCGTTTTTAGCAGTTTTTGTTTCAACGTTCACCTTTGTTGCGGTCTCTTTTTTCTTCAGGACAATAGTTACCGTGTCAAACATACCGCCCGACAGGTCTCCCTTGTTATCCGGTTCGGTGACGGCATATATGGTGTAAGTACCATAAGAAAGACTAAGCCCGCCGGCATCAAGTGTATATTCCCATGTGCCGTCGACATCTGTCGGAGTTTTGATAAAAGTGTTCTCATCGCCGGTTATCGCCGCCATGCCAAACTCATCAGGTTTTTCTCCGTTCTGGTTGAGGTTTGGTCCGGTGATGAAAAGGTACACATTATCGGATGCCGTGTTCGTTCCCGAGAGTTTGATCACTTCATCGAAAAAGTAAGAACCGTCCCCCAGTGCCGTGACTGTAATCTGTCCTTCGGCCTGTGCCGGGCACATTATACAAAAAATCGCTGTCACTATAATTAATGTGGAGATCAATTTAGAATTCATAAAAATACTCCATTTTAATTTTTTATAGATCATCAGCACTGTTAAGATTACTGTGAGAAGACTCGACGTATCCACAGTAATAACGCCGGAAAAAGCAGAACACTTCTTTAATCCTGCATTGTGCCCCGATGATCGAACTTTGCAGTTCTACAGATAATAAAATTTCATGCTCTAAATGCATGAACAAAAATCCTAATAAAAAAAAGGGTGTTTGGCCCCCCCAACCTCCCGCCTTTTGGGGATCAATTATGGATCAGTTTTATCCGAATATCCCGGCAAAGAAATTTCCGATCGCAGATAATATGGAATTGTCGGTGTTGCTGCCGGACTGTCCTTCCACCTTAAACGTGCTCAGGGTATATGTGTCGTCTATGTCGGCCGAGTTTATCTCATCGATAAGCGCCTCTGCAGCATCTGCACCTCTTAGTGCATATTTACCGCTGATATAGAAACTATCGCCTGAGCTTTTCTGGTCTACTGTCGCGATTCCGGTAACTATTACTCCGTCTCCTGAGGAAGCCGGCTCTGTAACGACGTTGAACTCGTCGTTGTACATCGAATGCTGAACGACAACATAATACTCGCCGTCTTCCATCTTTGCGGTCTCATCTCCGCTAAGTACATATTCATACGAGGAGTCGTCTTCGGGGACGACCGTAACCATCGAACCCGTTTCTGCACCGTTCCAGTAATCATAACCTAAAACCCAGACTGCGACGAAATGTGGGTTTCCTTCAGCAGTTCCTGAGATTGTCAGTTCTTCGCCTCTTTTGATAACAGGTTCGGACAGCTTCGCCGTAATAAACGGCTTCTTAATCACGATCGATACAGTGTCATATTCGCCCGACGACAGGTCTTCCTTATTCTTCGGTTCTGTAACGGCATATATGGTGTAGCTTCCTGCATCAAAATTTCTGGAACCGACAAGCTCATATTCCCAGGTGTCGTCTGAATCTACCGCCGCCCTGGCAAAAGTACCCTCTTTTCCGCTTATAGCTGCAGTACCGGGATCATCAAGTTTGTCGCCGTCTGCGTTAAGATTCGGTCCTGCGATAAACAGGTATACGTAATCAGATTCGGTATCTGTTCCCGAGAACGTGATCACTTCTCCATTATAATACGAACCGTCTCCCAATGCCGTGATCGTAATCTTTTCCGACTGTCCCGCATCCGCTTCCGCCTGTGCCGGGCAGATCACACAAAATATCGCTGCCGATATTATCAGCAGAGAAATAATTTTGGAATTCATTCTAGCACCTCATTTTCCTTTTTTTATAGATCATCCGTTATTTTAAGAGTACTGTGAGAGGATTCGATTTAACCGGAAATACCTGCAATCCTTATTCTCTGTAAGATCTTCACACTATTACTCATGACCAAAAACGTTATGAAACAAAGGTTTCATGGACTGTTTCATGTAAATTACAAAATGATCTTCATGTAAAACAGAAGATCCAAAAGAAAAACAGGGGCATTCGGCATCCCAAACCGGTCATGAACGGTAAAGATTTGTCATAAATGAATATGGCAGGGATCAGTTTTATCCTGATATCCCTGCAAAAAATTCCCGATTAATGCAAGTATTGAATTGTCTGTATTTTATCGGGCTGATTGCTCCCTGACTAACTATTTTCAACCTGGCCTTTAATTTCAAACTCGCATTTGTCATATGTATCGTCAATGTCGGCCGAATCTATCTCTTCGATAAGTGCCTCCGCGGCATCAGCACCTCTCAGTGCATAATTACCGCCGATATAGAAACCCGGTCCGTCTTCTTCCGTGGACTCTGTCCTGATTCCCGTGACAAGCACACCGTTTCCGGAAGAATCGTCCTCTGTAATGACGTTAAACTCATCGTTGTACATCGGGTGCTGGACAATTGCATAGTATTTCCCGTCTTCCATCTTCGCAGTCTCGTTTCCGTCGAGTACGTAGCTGTATGAGCCGTCATCTTCCGGTATTACTGTAACCATCGAACCGTTTTCGGCACCGTTCCAGTAATTGAAACCCAGGACCCATATGGCAACCGAATGCGGCATCCAACTGGCATTGCCGGTAATCACAAGCTCTTCGCCTCTTTGTACAACTGGTTCGGAAACCTGTACCGTAATAAACGGCCTCTGAATTGCGATCGATACGGAATCATATGTGCCTTTTGACAAATCTTCAATGTTATTCGGTTCGGTTACTGCAAATACAGTGTAGGTTCCCGGCTCAAAGTCTGTGACATTGAAAAGTACATATTTCCATGTGTCGTTATCAGCAACCGCAGCCCTGCTAAAGGTATCAACGTTTCCTGTTTCAGCCGCTGTACCGGGATCGTCAGGTTTGACACCGTTCGGGTCGATTAATGGTCCACAGATAAACAGGTACACGTAATCTGACACTGTATCCTCTCCAGAGAAAGTGATCACCTCTCCTTTATAGTATGAACCGTCTCCCGATGCCGTAATCGTAATCTGTTCCGACTGCCCCGCATCCGCCTGTACCGGGCAGATTACACAAAATATCGCTGCCGAGATTATCAGCAGAGAAATAATTTTGGAATTCATTCTAGCACCTCATTTTCATTTTTTTATAGATCATCCGTTATTTTAAGAGTACTGTGAGAGGATTCGACATATTCAAAACAACCTCAAAAACAAACTTATTTTAAATGTCGGGCCCAAAACGCGATTGTAAAAGTAACGGAGTGATGAATATCATATCAGGCGACGAACCCGGTCTTGAAGATCTCAGGGGGCAGGAGCTCGGCATACCGCAGAAGCTTCCTCCCTTCGACCCGGGCAAAGATGTACCAAAAGCCCCGGATTACTCTAATCCCGACTGCTGGCTTACGATGCCGGAGCACTTCACCAAAGAAAAGCAGCCGGTCGATGTCTTCTGGGTCTACCCGACGATCCTCTCCGACGATTCGACATACTTAATGGACCTCTCAGATCCCTGGCTTAGGGAGAAGGCCGAATGGACGCTTGTCGAGCAGGCCAGCATATTCGACGGGCAGGCGAATATATACGCTCCATTCTATAGGCAGAACAACGTGAAGATCAATCCCCTGATGCTCACCGCTGCAAAGCCGATATTCAGCCTCGGCCAGCAGGATCTTATAGCCGCATTCGACTACTTCATGAAGAATTTCAACCGCGGCGAGAGGCCCGTAATCATTGCCGCCCACAGCCAGGGGTCGGTCAGAACAGTAGAACTTGCAAAGGCCGGTGAACTCATGTTCGGTGACGAAGAATCATTAGAGAAGCTTGTTGCCGCCTATACAATCGGCTATTCGATAACACAGGAGGATCTCGACATAAATCCGCTGATGAGGATCAGCGAAGACGCGACAGATACCGGGTGCTTCATCCTCTACAATACGATATCGGATGAGAAGGACAAGGAAAAAGAGGGTCCGACGATCATCCGCGGAACCTTTGTAGTAAATCCCCTCAACTGGAGATGCGACGAAGAGTTTGCCCCTGCCGGGATGAACGCCGGGGCGGCATTCTTCAGGCACGAAAATCCCGCAAACCCGGCAAGGTACCCCAACTTCGCCGCCGCACAAAAAGTCGGAAACGCACTGGTGATAACCGATATATCAAATCCTGAAGAGCTCCCTGCAACGAGCGTCACCTTCCCTAAAGGAGTATACCACATGTACGATTACGCGATATTCTACGAAAACCTGAGAAAAAATGTAGCGGATCGGATCGATGCATACATGGAGAAAAACCGCGCCTGAATATCAATCAGGAATCGGTTTTTCATCATATTTTGAATCATTTTCCGCGGATGGCAGAAATCCGAAAAAACCACCAGCAACACTTATATCAATCAGCTCTCATCTTATTCTGTAAAATAAAACCGGAAGCGATTATGTGCATTGCTCTGTAAAAGGTCTGATTTTAACAGCGATAATTCTCATTCCATTTGCACTCTCATGCGGGTGCACCGGAGGAGAGGACAGCTCCGCATCAGCCGGCGGGGAGAAAGTAAAAGTGACGGTAACCATCCTTCCGCAGGAGCAGTTCGTCGAAAGTGTCGGCGGGGACAACGTCGACGTATTCGTCCTCGTCCCGCCCGGTGCCGATCCGCACTCATACGAACCGACACCATCTGATCTCGCCGAGGTTTCGGATTCGGATCTCTATGTTATTGTCGGTTCGGGAATCGAGTTCGAGTTAACATGGCTCGACAAGCTAAAGGAGCTGAACCCCGGAATAACAATAATCAATTCGTCTGAAGGCGTAGACCTGGTATACAGCGACACCGAAGGCGGTGCCGACCCGCATATCTGGCTCTCTCCCGGGAATGCAGTGAAGATGGCTGAAAACATCCGTGACGGCCTTTCGTCATTCGATCCGTCCGGGACAGATTATTATACCGCAAACGCAGCAGCATATATCGGCGAACTCGAAGATCTCGATAGCGAAATTTCGGATGAGATCAACGCATCAGGTGTTAAGGTCGTCATGGTCTCCCATCCTGCATGGACATACTTCGCCCGCGATTACGACCTCAAGCAGATCGCAATCTCAGAGGAGGGAAAAGAGCCGACCCCCGCCGGAATAAAAGAGCTCGTCGACGAGGCAATAGAAAACAACGTGAGCACGATATTCGTATCCCCGGAGTTCAGCTCCACGGATGCGGATGCGATAGCAGCAGAGATCGACGGCAAAGTTGCCATTGTCGATCCGCTCGCCGAAGATTATCTCGGGAATATGAGGACGGTCTCCAAAGCATTTTCAGGAGGAGATGACTCATAACAGAGCCAATTGTAGAAGTAAAGAACATCTCGCTGAAGATGAACGGCCACGTCATTATCGATGACGTGTCAATCGACATTTATCCCGGTGAGTTCCACGCGATAATCGGGCCGAACGGCGGGGGCAAGACAACTCTCCTGAAGGTAATCCTTGGGCTCATAACCCCCGATTCGGGCACTGTCAGGATCAACGGCGGAGACCTGAAGGACAATCGTTCGGTCCTCGGCTACGTCCCCCAGTTTCGGACATACGATTTCTCATATCCGATAACCGTTGGAGAGATGGTCCTGACCGGGAGACTCGGCCATATCAGGGGTGTCAGAAAGAGCTATAGGCAGGAAGACCGGGATGCGGCCGAGAAGGCGATGGAGATAATGGACATCTCCCGTTATTCCGGGAACAGCATCGACGAGCTCTCCGGCGGTGAGCAGCAGAGGGTGATGATCTCCCGTGCGCTCGCGGGCGAGCCGAAGGTGCTCCTTCTCGACGAGCCGACTGTCTATATAGACTCCCCGACCGCGGAAAAATTCTTCGAGCTCCTGCTCTCGCTCAGGGATCGGATGGCGATCGTAATGGTGACGCACGATATCGGTTCGCTCACCCCCGAGGTAGACAAGGTCGCATGCCTCAACAAAAAGATCTACACCCATCACGATAACGAGATCACCGATGATATGCTCCTTTCGGCATACGGGTGTCCGGTCGACGTGATCGCACACGGCGTCCCGCACAGGGTGTTCAGGGGGCATGACAAATGAGCGTCATCACGATTCTCGGGTATGAGTTCTTCAGGAACGCCCTTCTCGCCGGGGTCATTGCAAGCATAGTATGCGGGGTGATCGGCTCGTTCGTAGTGATCAAGAGAATGGTCTCCCTTGCGGGAGGAATCTCTCATTCGGCGTTCGGCGGAATAGGTCTCGGCTACTATCTCGGCATAGACCCGATCGTTGGTGCGGCAGGATTTGCCGTTGCCTCTGCTGCCGCAATCGGTCATGTAAGGAATACCGCCCACCAGAACACCGATACGATGATAGGCGCGATATGGTCCGGCGGAATGGCTCTCGGTATACTGTTCGTGTACCTCACGCCGGGATTTGCACCCGACCTGATGAGCTATCTCTTCGGAAACATCCTTCTCGTTCCCTTCAGCGAGATCGTAATGATGGCCTGCCTTGTTGCGGTCATACTGCTCTCGGTGTTTCTCTTCTACAACCAGCTCGTTGCCGTAACGTTCGACGAGGAGTACGCCTCCCTGATGAATATCAACTCGAAGGCGGTCATGATCTTCCTGCTGGTCTTAACGGCTCTTACAGTCGTGGTCCTGATACAGGTCGTGGGCGTAATCCTTGTAATCGCCCTTCTTGCACTTCCCGTTGCAATCAGCAGGGAGTTTACCGGAAAATTGGGCCACATGATGGTGCTCTCGGCCATCCTGGGCATGATCTTTACGACCGGGGGGATATTCGCTTCGTACTTCTTCGACATACCTTCAGGGGCGACGATAATTATCCTTGTTTCACTTGTCTATCTGATACTGGTGATCTCGAAGAGGATTAAAGAAAAGAGAAAGGTATTCGGAACCTGATCAGTGGCTTTTCTGATTATTCTCCGATCCGTAGAGGATCTCGTTCCACCGTATCTGGAACCATTCCCCGTCCTGCACCTGGAGGACATCGTAGGACGGGTAAATATCCCCGTTTTCATCGAATGATTTCGCACCGCAGACGCCTACGTACCTGATCTCCTTTAATCCTTCGCTGATGGCATCGGGTTCATAGCCCTTCGCCTCTATTACCTGTGATATTATCATCATCGTGTCGTAGCCGTAGGGAACGGGCCAGTCTACGTAGGATTTGTTGTATTCCTCCATATAGCGCCCGGCAAATGACTCGGAGATGATATGGTTTGCCTGCATCGTCGCGATCATTCCTTCGGAATAGTCCCCTGTGCTTTTTATCAGTTTGTCATCGATCAGGGCCTCCGATCCGATCCATATAGTATCTTCCATTCCCTGGAGCTTCGCCGCGTTCATTATCATCGCAGCCTCTTCCTGGTAGCTGATAAGAACCACTGCGTCGGGGTTGCCCTCCTTCAGTGCAAGGGCGATATCCGGGTAATTTTCCATGTCTTCCGAAAATTCTATCTCCTGGGTTAGATTGCCGCCCTTCTCCCTGAAAGCTTCCATGAAAGCCTCTGCGAGAGCAGTACCGTAATCGTTGTCCATGAATACGACGGATACGTTCTCCGCCTCAGGGTAGAGCGACATCAGGACCTTTGCAATACCCCTTCCCTGGTAGGTGTCCGAGGATATCGTCCGGAATACGTAGTTTTTGTACTGCGAAAGATCCGGAGATGTAGCTCCCGGGGATACCAGCACTATTCCGGCCTCCTCCGCAAGAGGGGCTATCTTCAGCGTATTCGTACTCGAAGCATCCCCTATTATGACGCTTAGTCCCATATCTGCGAACCTTTTGAAACCGAATATCGCGATGTTGGGTGTTCCGAAGGTGTCCTGGTATTCGGCACGGACGGGAACTCCGCGTATTCCCCCTTCGTCATTGATATCGGCGATGGCCATATCGATACCTTCCTTAAAGCCGACCCCGTACTCCTCCATGTTCCCGGAAAACGGGAGAAGGACACCTATGACGATCTCGTCCTCCGGTACCTCCCCTGTTTTGAGGATCGTACATCCCGAAGAAAGGATCGCAGCAGTTACAATGAAAACGATCAATGCCGATCTCAGGAGCATTTCCTGCCTGAATTCAGTTCTCATCTTCATCGCCCTCCTTCTGCTTTTCTTCGATCACTTTCTTCTTCAGCGGCCAGTAGTCATGCAGGCGGCTGCCTGAGATTTTTAAGAGATATACGAATATCAGAAGACCAGCTATATTCGCGGTGATCATCGGCAGCAGCGACGTATCGATGACCATAAGATATTGTTCGAGGGTGATGTCTGCTACGAATAGCGGAACAAACAGCAGAATATGAACACACTCTACGATTATTGCAAGCAGTGCGGCCCTGTAATATGTGATCTGCCCCCTGTAGATATGGCAGTATATGCCCGCGAACAACCCTGCAAATATAGTTCCTGCCATACAGGGGACCGTTGTCCAGCCGCCGATAGAATAGCGGTATACGGCACCGATAATCCCAGACAATAACCCTACAACAGGCCCGCCGAGAAGGCCGGCAATCATCGGCCCGAGATCCCTGAAGTTGACGATAAGGCCCCCGTATTCGATGCCGCGATAGGTTCCGTAGATCGAGATCGCACCGAAGATCGCAATGGTCCAGATTTTGTCGAGCAGATCCGCCCTGCCTTCGATTAATTTCGTGAAAAGTTCTGTCTTCGAGAGTATATAGAGGACAAATGCAATGAAGAGAATTCTTTCAACGAGAGGAAGGCCGAATTCGAGGATAGCATTCTCAAGGGTCAGTGCAATATACAGGAACACGAAACAGCCGATTCCCATCACGGTCAGCCAGAGCCTGCTGCCCCTCGAGTACTTCGGCAGTTTCCTGTCCAGGTAGATTATCACAAAACCGAATGCGGCAAATATTATCGATGCGATTGCAGCGGAATGCCTGAGGAGAAGCATCGGGTCAGTAAAGTAGTAGAACGAGATTATGATGATCGCCGCAAATAATACCAGGCATCCCCTGTAGAGGATCTTTTCATCCGTTTTCAGTCTCAAAGCACCCTTGATCATCCTAGAAACGGCTCTCGCCCTACCATCCATCCCCGATATCGCTGCACCGAACATTATGATGTACCCGAAGACCAGGAAGACGGTAATCCCGTAGGGGATCGTGCCGACTATGTAGAGGACCTGCGAGATTATCGCCTCCGTCGTTACCTCCTCGCCGTGGCCCAGGTAGGATACGACGAATCCGCTTACTCCCAGCCCGATAAAGACCAGTGTTATAAAACCGACAAGCGAGAAGGCCAGGACGAGATCCAGGTTGATGCTTTTGATATATCGCCGGAAGAATTTCTCCCCACATTCTCCGCCTGTCTTCTCGTGGAGCCACACGGAGTACAGAAGTATATTAAGGCCCGACCCGATCGATCCCATCAGTGCCATGATCGTAACCGCAGATCCCGGAGGGATCGTCGGAATGCACCCGTCGAGGATCGCCGGCCCGTGAAGATAGAACTGAGAGAGGACGACAATTATGCCGGCAAAGAGTAGGACTGCGATTATTATGACTATCTTTTCGATCCTTTCATAGGAGTCCTTCCACAGCAGGAACATGATAACGGCAAGAGAGATTATTGCAAGAAGCCACGGGGGATTCAGGCCGGGGATGAGATAATCGAGAAAGATCCCGCCCATGAGGAGCATCCCGGCAAATGCGAACATCTCGAGCAGGTAGATTATAAGAACAAAATATGCAGTCCAGTTCTTCGGCCCCGGTATCTTCCGGAGGCCGTCGAATATTGTCTCACCTGTCGCGAGGGTATATCGTGCGATTCCGGTAGTAAATGCGAATTTGAATATCAGGGTAATTATAACGACCCAGATCAGTTCGAATCCGTAATGGGCGCCCGATGCAATAACCTCAGTAAGGCCGCTCTCTCCTGCGGCAGCAATCGCAAGAAGAAGGCCTGGTCCGAGAAAAAGTAAATAATCAGAATATCTTGATTTTAGCTTACCGATGATACCCTGAATCATATCCTGTCAATAGTTATGATAACACGGCGCTGATAAGAATTTTGATCTATCCACCGTAATACTTCCTCAAAACCGCAGTTGCCCGCCTGATATCGTCCCCGTCCTTCCTGACATTTTTAAGATAGATATCGAAGATATCGTTTGTAACGGGCCTCATGTTCGTCCTGAAGAGATCGGCATGCATCATCAGGTCGAACGATCTCGCCTCGGCCTCCGTGATCTTTAAGGCCTTGTATTCGCCGGTGTGAGGGACAAAGACAGGGTTCTCTTCATCAGGAGTCCGTAGAACGAGATCTGCAAGAGGAGTCTTTGGGATCGGTTCTGCGATCGAGATGAAAACATCGTCCAGCTGGTTCATGGTGATGAAGTCCTTCGTCATCTCATAGTCCTCTTCCGTCTCGCCGGGATAACCGACGATGAAACTGCCTGCCGCCTTCAGCCCGTGCTCGTGGCATGCGGCTACTGCCTCTGCGGCCTGATCTGCAGTCGCCCCCTTGCCCATCTTCTTCAGGACCCTGTCGCTTCCCGATTCGAGGCCGAAGAAGATCCAGCCTATCGTGTAGTTGCGAATAGCTTCGAGGATATTGTCGGATATGCAGTCCACCCGTATATCCGGCGACGAGATATTCTTAGGGCCCATAATCTCCGCCATTCCTTTCATCAGTTCGATAAACTTCTCCTCGTTGATCTCTCCGTTCTTATACTGGAACAGCGATCCCGTTCCGCCTGAGACCGAGAGTCTCTTCGCCCCTCTCTTTTTGAATTCCCTGACCTCTTTAAGGATATCCTCTATGCTCCTGCTCTGGATATCCCTCCCAAAGTAACGTGGAACCTGGCAGAATGTACACCCTCCGGTACAGCCCCTGTGCGTCTCTATATATGCGGATGCACCCCTGATATCCTGCGACCCGATGTCAGGAGGTATCAGCGGGAGGGGCCTCTTATTTACATCGACTCTTTCGGCCTTTCCGGTGAATACGATATCACCGCCGTCGTCATAGAATGCAAGGCCGGGGCAGTCGTCGGAAACACCATTTCTGGCGAGTCTTCTTACCGTCTCCTCGCCCTCTCCAACACATACACAGTCCGGCTCCAGTTCCCCCAGAACCATCTCGAAGTACGCGGAAACCGGGCCTCCGACGTACACCTTTCCCCCCTTTGACCTGTGATCCTTTACCAGCTTTTTGATCTCGTCAGAGAGAAGATGCTGGGTGGAAAAAAGGCTGAGCATCAGAGTCTCTTTCGGCTTTACGCTCACTTTCGTGCTCAGGCTGACATTGTATCCCTCGTCCCTCAGGATGCCGCCGATAAGCATGGCCCCGTAGGTGTAGATGTCCGGGGAGACAACGGTGAATTTCATCTGGTAAAATCTCTGGTTTGAAGATAAAAAAAGTGTGCCGGATTAGATCCGGGTCACTGCCTTCTTGCTATAAGCGCAAAAGCTGCAGCGCCGATTATTCCTGCTGCAATTATCGAGAATATGCCTACTCCCGTCTGGGTCGGTGACGATGACGGAACAAGCGATCCCTGGACAGTCGAGGTTGCGCCGGCGTTGACGGTGGCACTCACTGTGGAGTCGGTGTACCCGGTGAGCGAGAACTTCACGCTGTACTCGCCGGTATCAAGAGTCAGGGAGAGAGGAGCGATTCCCCTGTATTCATTGTTGATGTAAACGTTTGCCCCGGTCGGGTTGGATGTTATATCCAGCGTGCCGGTTGTTGTTGTCGATACAGGCGTAAGGGGCATCGTAACGGTTGCAACTCCCCCTCCCTGGACAGTGGTCTGAACTGTTGAAGTCTGGTACCCGCTGAGCCTGGCCGAAATCGTGTGGCTGCCGGACTCTACGTTCTGGATTATGTAGCTGCCGGAATACGGGGTCACGCCTTCGTAGGCACCGTCAAGGTAGATATATGCCCCGCCGGGTGTCGATGAGACCGAGATTGTTCCGGTTGAAGGGTTGGGTATCTGGTTCAGGATCTGGCTGACCGATGTAGTCTGGCCGGCATACACAGTTACCTGCCCGCTCCATTCGTAATAGCCGGATTTCTCCAGTTCAACCATATGACCGCCCTTTACAACACCGGAGATTGTCATAGGTGTCGTTCCCTGGTAATTTCCGTCAAGATAAACGGAGGCGCCTGAAGGTGTCGATCTTACACTGATCGATCCGTATTTCTCAACTGACGTCAGGGTAGCATAGACTGTAGTCGTTCCCCCGCCGCTGACCGACGTTGTTGTGGACCAGTCTTCATATCCGCTCTTCTGGACCAGAACTGAGTGGGATCCGGTGGAAAGACCTGTAATGCTCTGAGGTGTTCTGCCGTAGTATGTCCCGTCTATGTAGACCATCGCATTTGCGGGCGAAGACTGGACATAGATAGATCCTGTTGTGGGTGTGTTCGGGTTCAGGGTCAGGTAGTAATCATTGGTATTTCCTGCGGAAGGAACGCTGAGACCAATTACATTGCTGTTGCTGTAACCACTTTTTGCAGCGTACGCAGTACTCGGCATGCTCGACGGGCTTCCGTCAAGGTAGACCGTGTAGGTATACTGCTGGTTGACCGTCGTCCCCACTGCATTTCCGTTGATATAGATCGTGGCCCC encodes the following:
- a CDS encoding flagellar basal body L-ring protein FlgH, with amino-acid sequence MNSKLISTLIIVTAIFCIMCPAQAEGQITVTALGDGSYFFDEVIKLSGTNTASDNVYLFITGPNLNQNGEKPDEFGMAAITGDENTFIKTPTDVDGTWEYTLDAGGLSLSYGTYTIYAVTEPDNKGDLSGGMFDTVTIVLKKKETATKVNVETKTAKNGNITIAASGDGKFYEGELITFTGTNSESDYVYLFVCGDALDANGDKFDDPGTAAVTGKENTFVKVAADSHDTWEYELDTTELDLDPGTYTVYAVTEPANKEDLSGGSFDTVPIVLKKPYISAQVSEPVIKRGEELTITGTAEGMPKAIAIWVLGFSYWNGAENGSMVKIVPEDDASYKYVLDGDETAKMDDGEYYVIVQHPMYDDEFGVITNLGDGGKVLVSPEAGQGFYIWGTDSRLRGTDAVEELISEIASADTDDAYARCTFEVKGQADGTPETTRSGNAEEQKSRSNTENSIFSSIGEFFAGMFGSN
- a CDS encoding metal ABC transporter ATP-binding protein, translating into MNGHVIIDDVSIDIYPGEFHAIIGPNGGGKTTLLKVILGLITPDSGTVRINGGDLKDNRSVLGYVPQFRTYDFSYPITVGEMVLTGRLGHIRGVRKSYRQEDRDAAEKAMEIMDISRYSGNSIDELSGGEQQRVMISRALAGEPKVLLLDEPTVYIDSPTAEKFFELLLSLRDRMAIVMVTHDIGSLTPEVDKVACLNKKIYTHHDNEITDDMLLSAYGCPVDVIAHGVPHRVFRGHDK
- a CDS encoding metal ABC transporter permease, translating into MSVITILGYEFFRNALLAGVIASIVCGVIGSFVVIKRMVSLAGGISHSAFGGIGLGYYLGIDPIVGAAGFAVASAAAIGHVRNTAHQNTDTMIGAIWSGGMALGILFVYLTPGFAPDLMSYLFGNILLVPFSEIVMMACLVAVILLSVFLFYNQLVAVTFDEEYASLMNINSKAVMIFLLVLTALTVVVLIQVVGVILVIALLALPVAISREFTGKLGHMMVLSAILGMIFTTGGIFASYFFDIPSGATIIILVSLVYLILVISKRIKEKRKVFGT
- a CDS encoding immunoglobulin domain-containing protein yields the protein MNSKIISLLIISAAIFCVICPAQAEADAGQSEKITITALGDGSYYNGEVITFSGTDTESDYVYLFIAGPNLNADGDKLDDPGTAAISGKEGTFARAAVDSDDTWEYELVGSRNFDAGSYTIYAVTEPKNKEDLSSGEYDTVSIVIKKPFITAKLSEPVIKRGEELTISGTAEGNPHFVAVWVLGYDYWNGAETGSMVTVVPEDDSSYEYVLSGDETAKMEDGEYYVVVQHSMYNDEFNVVTEPASSGDGVIVTGIATVDQKSSGDSFYISGKYALRGADAAEALIDEINSADIDDTYTLSTFKVEGQSGSNTDNSILSAIGNFFAGIFG
- a CDS encoding metal ABC transporter solute-binding protein, Zn/Mn family, with protein sequence MHCSVKGLILTAIILIPFALSCGCTGGEDSSASAGGEKVKVTVTILPQEQFVESVGGDNVDVFVLVPPGADPHSYEPTPSDLAEVSDSDLYVIVGSGIEFELTWLDKLKELNPGITIINSSEGVDLVYSDTEGGADPHIWLSPGNAVKMAENIRDGLSSFDPSGTDYYTANAAAYIGELEDLDSEISDEINASGVKVVMVSHPAWTYFARDYDLKQIAISEEGKEPTPAGIKELVDEAIENNVSTIFVSPEFSSTDADAIAAEIDGKVAIVDPLAEDYLGNMRTVSKAFSGGDDS
- a CDS encoding DUF3089 domain-containing protein, with product MNIISGDEPGLEDLRGQELGIPQKLPPFDPGKDVPKAPDYSNPDCWLTMPEHFTKEKQPVDVFWVYPTILSDDSTYLMDLSDPWLREKAEWTLVEQASIFDGQANIYAPFYRQNNVKINPLMLTAAKPIFSLGQQDLIAAFDYFMKNFNRGERPVIIAAHSQGSVRTVELAKAGELMFGDEESLEKLVAAYTIGYSITQEDLDINPLMRISEDATDTGCFILYNTISDEKDKEKEGPTIIRGTFVVNPLNWRCDEEFAPAGMNAGAAFFRHENPANPARYPNFAAAQKVGNALVITDISNPEELPATSVTFPKGVYHMYDYAIFYENLRKNVADRIDAYMEKNRA